From Silurus meridionalis isolate SWU-2019-XX chromosome 14, ASM1480568v1, whole genome shotgun sequence, a single genomic window includes:
- the stx18 gene encoding syntaxin-18, with product MCVCAVAAMAVDITLLFRASVKTVKTRNKALGVGQETAKDELLRRNRPKNGFSSKAKEVISNITKLKDFLLQHRKDYVNTGSLLSSDVTRMTDCERDQIDQDAQIFMRTCSDAIKQLRAEAEKTVVSVQMKEHRGAVLDLIQVYLKGVCKLYSEQRAIRVKRVVDKKRLSRLEPEQKMKVGKPQSEDTERTVPDESSEKPTCDGGVDLWEDSRVEDELSPEEIQMFEQENQRLVSEMNSLVDEVRHIEGKVVEISRLQEIFAEKVLQQEVEIDNIHQLVVGATENVKEGNEDIREAIKNNAGFRVWILFFLVMCSFSLLFLDWYDS from the exons atgtgtgtatgtgctgtggCGGCGATGGCGGTGGACATCACGCTGCTGTTCAGGGCGAGCGTGAAAACAGTGAAGACGCGCAACAAGGCGTTAGGCGTAGGACAAGAGACCGCAAAGGACGAACTCCTGCGGAGAAACCGACCGAAAAACGGCTTTTCCAGCAAAGCCAAGGAAGTG ATCTCCAACATCACCAAACTAAAGGATTTCCTGCTGCAGCATAGAAAGGACTATGTGAACACCGGCAG tttactTTCGTCAGATGTGACTCGTATGACCGATTGTGAGAGAGACCAGATTGATCAGGATGCTCAGATCTTCATGAGAACATGTTCAGATGCCATTAAACAGCTGAGAGCTGAAG cagAGAAAACGGTGGTCTCTGTTCAAATGAAGGAGCATCGTGGGGCTGTACTGGATTTAATACAAGTCTACCTTAAAG gcGTATGTAAGCTGTACTCGGAGCAAAGAGCGATCCGTGTGAAGCGAGTGGTGGATAAGAAGAGACT GTCTCGTTTGGAAccagaacagaaaatgaaagTGGGAAAACCTCAGAGCGAAGACACTGAGAGAACCGTACCGGACGAAAGCAGCG AGAAGCCAacgtgtgatggtggtgttgattTGTGGGAGGACAGCCGAGTGGAGGACGAGCTTTCACCTGAGGAAATTCAGATG TTTGAGCAGGAGAATCAGAGGCTGGTGAGTGAGATGAATAGCCTGGTGGATGAAGTAAG GCATATTGAAGGTAAGGTGGTGGAGATCTCTCGGCTGCAGGAGATTTTTGCTGAGAAAGTTctgcagcag GAGGTAGAAATTGATAATATTCACCAGTTGGTTGTTGGAGcaacagaaaatgtgaaagaaGGCAATGAAGATATTCGAGAG GCAATTAAGAATAATGCGGGTTTCCGCGTTTGGATCCTCTTCTTCCTGGTCATGTGCTCCTTCTCTCTGCTCTTCCTGGACTGGTATGACAGCTAA
- the nsfa gene encoding vesicle-fusing ATPase isoform X1: MAARTMQAARCPTDELSLTNCAVVSEKDLQSGQHVTVKTTPNHKFVFTAKVHHTVTPGTIAFSLPQRKWAGLSIGQEVDVINYTFDKSKQCIGAMMIEIDFLQKKSTDSSPYDSDKMASEFIQQFNNQAFSVGQQLVFSFCDKLFGLMVKDIEAMDASILKGETATGKKQKIEIGLLVGNSQVIFEKAESSSLSLVGKAKTKEARQTIINPDWNFERMGIGGLDKEFSDIFRRAFASRVFPPDIVEQMGCKHVKGILLFGPPGCGKTLMARQIGKMLNAREPKVVNGPEILNKYVGESEANIRKLFADAEEEQKRLGANSGLHIIIFDELDAICKQRGTGASSTGVHDTVVNQLLSKIDGVEQLNNILVIGMTNRPDLIDDALMRPGRFEVKMEIGLPDEKGRLQILSIHTAKMREFKLLAMDVNLKELATETKNYSGAELEGLVRAAQSTAMNRHIKATTTVEVDLEKAEKLQVCRDDFMGSLNNDIKPAFGTNQEDYASYIMNGIIKWGDPVSHILDDGELLVQQTKNSDRTPLVAVLLEGPPHSGKTALAAKISEDSQFPFIKICSPDKMIGYSEISKCQAIKKIFDDAYKSQLSCVVVDDIERLLDYVPIGPRFSNLVLQALLVLLKKAPPHGRKLLIIGTTSRKDVLQEMEMLNAFSTTIHIPNINTGEHLVEALELLGSFTDAERATIARDVKGKRVWIGIKKLLMLIEMSLQMDQAYRVSKFLTLLRAEGALDESNHIRI, from the exons ACGATGCAGGCGGCACGATGCCCCACTGACGAGCTGTCGCTGACAAACTGTGCAGTGGTGAGTGAGAAGGATCTGCAGTCTGGACA GCATGTGACTGTCAAAACAACTCCAAaccacaagtttgttttcaCAGCGAAGGTTCATCACACGGTCACACCCGGGACTATAGCATTCAGCTTGCCACAa AGGAAATGGGCCGGACTCTCCATTGGGCAGGAAGTGGACG taataaattatacatttgacAAATCAAAGCAGTGTATCGGTGCAATGATGATCGAGATCGACTTCCTGCAAAAGAAAAGCACCGACTCATCACCGTACGATTCCGATAAAATGGCGAGCGAATTCATTCAGCAGTTCAATAACCAGGCCTTCAGCGTGGGGCAACAg ttggtgtTTAGTTTTTGTGATAAACTCTTCGGCCTGATGGTGAAGGACATTGAGGCAATGGATGCAAGCATACTGAAGGGAGAAACAGcaactggaaaaaaacaaaag ATTGAGATTGGTCTGTTAGTAGGAAACAGTCAGGTGATCTTTGAGAAAGCTGAGAGTTCCTCCCTTTCCCTTGTTG GAAAAGCCAAAACCAAAGAGGCGCGTCAGACAATTATTAATCCCGACTGGAACTTTGAGCGCATGGGCATCGGCGGCTTGGATAAAGAGTTTTCGGACATCTTCCGAAGAGCATTCGCCTCGCGAGTCTTTCCACCTGATATCGTGGAACAGATGG GATGCAAGCATGTTAAAGGAATTCTCCTCTTCGGTCCTCCCGGTTGTGGTAAGACTCTGATGGCGAGACAGATCGGCAAAATGTTGAACGCCCGCGAGCCAAAAGTCGTGAACGGACCAGAGATTCTCAATAAATATGTTGGAGAGTCTGAGGCTAATATCAGGAAACTGTTTGCTGATGCTGAGGAGGAGCAAAAGAGG TTGGGTGCTAACAGCGGGCTGCACATTATCATTTTCGATGAGTTGGATGCCATCTGTAAGCAGCGTGGTACAGGAGCAAGCAGCACCGGAGTCCATGACACTGTGGTCAACCAGCTGCTGTCCAAAATTGATGGTGTGGAGCAACTCAACAATATCCTTGTTATAG GAATGACTAACAGACCTGATCTAATAGACGATGCGCTGATGAGACCTGGCAGGTTTGAAGTAAAAATGGAGATCG GTCTGCCAGATGAGAAGGGTCGTCTCCAGATACTCAGCATTCACACGGCTAAAATGCGCGAGTTTAAACTGCTAGCAATGGACGTAAATCTGAAGGAACTGGCAACTGAAACAAAGAACTACAGTGGTGCTGAGCTGGAGGGATTAGTGAGAGCTGCCCAATCTACCGCCATGAACCGGCACATCAAG gccACGACCACTGTGGAAGTAGACCTGGAGAAAGCCGAGAAGCTGCAGGTGTGCAGAGACGATTTTATGGGATCGCTAAACAACGACATCAAACCT GCGTTTGGTACGAATCAGGAGGACTACGCGAGTTACATTATGAACGGTATCATTAAATGGGGCGATCCAGTGAGTCACATTCTGGATGACGGCGAGCTGCTCGTTCAACAAACCAAGAACAGCGACAGAACTCCGCTGGTGGCTGTGCTGCTCGAAG GTCCTCCTCACAGCGGGAAAACAGCGCTAGCTGCGAAAATCTCTGAGGATTCACAGTTCCCCTTCATTAAGATCTGCAGCCCGGACAAAATGATTGGCTACTCTGAGATTTCCAAATGTCAAGCAATCAAAAAG ATTTTTGATGATGCTTATAAGTCGCAGCTCAGCTGTGTGGTCGTGGACGACATTGAGCGCCTGCTGG ATTACGTCCCCATTGGCCCGAGATTCTCTAACCTCGTCCTCCAagcgctgttggttttactaaaGAAAGCACCGCCTCAT GGCCGCAAGCTGCTGATCATCGGCACCACAAGTCGTAAAGACGTCCTGCAGGAGATGGAGATGCTCAACGCCTTTAGCACCACCATACACATCCCAAACATCAACACAGGGGAACACCTGGTGGAGGCGCTAGAG TTGTTGGGCAGCTTCACGGACGCAGAGAGAGCGACTATCGCCCGGGATGTCAAAGGAAAGCGAGTGTGGATTGGAATTAAGAAACTTCTCATGCTCATCGAGATGTCACTGCAG ATGGATCAGGCGTATCGTGTCAGCAAATTCCTCACTCTGCTGCGGGCTGAGGGAGC GCTGGATGAGAGCAATCACATCCGAATTTAA
- the nsfa gene encoding vesicle-fusing ATPase isoform X2, which produces MAARTMQAARCPTDELSLTNCAVVSEKDLQSGQHVTVKTTPNHKFVFTAKVHHTVTPGTIAFSLPQRKWAGLSIGQEVDVINYTFDKSKQCIGAMMIEIDFLQKKSTDSSPYDSDKMASEFIQQFNNQAFSVGQQLVFSFCDKLFGLMVKDIEAMDASILKGETATGKKQKIEIGLLVGNSQVIFEKAESSSLSLVGKAKTKEARQTIINPDWNFERMGIGGLDKEFSDIFRRAFASRVFPPDIVEQMGCKHVKGILLFGPPGCGKTLMARQIGKMLNAREPKVVNGPEILNKYVGESEANIRKLFADAEEEQKRLGANSGLHIIIFDELDAICKQRGTGASSTGVHDTVVNQLLSKIDGVEQLNNILVIGMTNRPDLIDDALMRPGRFEVKMEIGLPDEKGRLQILSIHTAKMREFKLLAMDVNLKELATETKNYSGAELEGLVRAAQSTAMNRHIKATTTVEVDLEKAEKLQVCRDDFMGSLNNDIKPAFGTNQEDYASYIMNGIIKWGDPVSHILDDGELLVQQTKNSDRTPLVAVLLEGPPHSGKTALAAKISEDSQFPFIKICSPDKMIGYSEISKCQAIKKIFDDAYKSQLSCVVVDDIERLLDYVPIGPRFSNLVLQALLVLLKKAPPHGRKLLIIGTTSRKDVLQEMEMLNAFSTTIHIPNINTGEHLVEALELLGSFTDAERATIARDVKGKRVWIGIKKLLMLIEMSLQMDQAYRVSKFLTLLRAEGADHSF; this is translated from the exons ACGATGCAGGCGGCACGATGCCCCACTGACGAGCTGTCGCTGACAAACTGTGCAGTGGTGAGTGAGAAGGATCTGCAGTCTGGACA GCATGTGACTGTCAAAACAACTCCAAaccacaagtttgttttcaCAGCGAAGGTTCATCACACGGTCACACCCGGGACTATAGCATTCAGCTTGCCACAa AGGAAATGGGCCGGACTCTCCATTGGGCAGGAAGTGGACG taataaattatacatttgacAAATCAAAGCAGTGTATCGGTGCAATGATGATCGAGATCGACTTCCTGCAAAAGAAAAGCACCGACTCATCACCGTACGATTCCGATAAAATGGCGAGCGAATTCATTCAGCAGTTCAATAACCAGGCCTTCAGCGTGGGGCAACAg ttggtgtTTAGTTTTTGTGATAAACTCTTCGGCCTGATGGTGAAGGACATTGAGGCAATGGATGCAAGCATACTGAAGGGAGAAACAGcaactggaaaaaaacaaaag ATTGAGATTGGTCTGTTAGTAGGAAACAGTCAGGTGATCTTTGAGAAAGCTGAGAGTTCCTCCCTTTCCCTTGTTG GAAAAGCCAAAACCAAAGAGGCGCGTCAGACAATTATTAATCCCGACTGGAACTTTGAGCGCATGGGCATCGGCGGCTTGGATAAAGAGTTTTCGGACATCTTCCGAAGAGCATTCGCCTCGCGAGTCTTTCCACCTGATATCGTGGAACAGATGG GATGCAAGCATGTTAAAGGAATTCTCCTCTTCGGTCCTCCCGGTTGTGGTAAGACTCTGATGGCGAGACAGATCGGCAAAATGTTGAACGCCCGCGAGCCAAAAGTCGTGAACGGACCAGAGATTCTCAATAAATATGTTGGAGAGTCTGAGGCTAATATCAGGAAACTGTTTGCTGATGCTGAGGAGGAGCAAAAGAGG TTGGGTGCTAACAGCGGGCTGCACATTATCATTTTCGATGAGTTGGATGCCATCTGTAAGCAGCGTGGTACAGGAGCAAGCAGCACCGGAGTCCATGACACTGTGGTCAACCAGCTGCTGTCCAAAATTGATGGTGTGGAGCAACTCAACAATATCCTTGTTATAG GAATGACTAACAGACCTGATCTAATAGACGATGCGCTGATGAGACCTGGCAGGTTTGAAGTAAAAATGGAGATCG GTCTGCCAGATGAGAAGGGTCGTCTCCAGATACTCAGCATTCACACGGCTAAAATGCGCGAGTTTAAACTGCTAGCAATGGACGTAAATCTGAAGGAACTGGCAACTGAAACAAAGAACTACAGTGGTGCTGAGCTGGAGGGATTAGTGAGAGCTGCCCAATCTACCGCCATGAACCGGCACATCAAG gccACGACCACTGTGGAAGTAGACCTGGAGAAAGCCGAGAAGCTGCAGGTGTGCAGAGACGATTTTATGGGATCGCTAAACAACGACATCAAACCT GCGTTTGGTACGAATCAGGAGGACTACGCGAGTTACATTATGAACGGTATCATTAAATGGGGCGATCCAGTGAGTCACATTCTGGATGACGGCGAGCTGCTCGTTCAACAAACCAAGAACAGCGACAGAACTCCGCTGGTGGCTGTGCTGCTCGAAG GTCCTCCTCACAGCGGGAAAACAGCGCTAGCTGCGAAAATCTCTGAGGATTCACAGTTCCCCTTCATTAAGATCTGCAGCCCGGACAAAATGATTGGCTACTCTGAGATTTCCAAATGTCAAGCAATCAAAAAG ATTTTTGATGATGCTTATAAGTCGCAGCTCAGCTGTGTGGTCGTGGACGACATTGAGCGCCTGCTGG ATTACGTCCCCATTGGCCCGAGATTCTCTAACCTCGTCCTCCAagcgctgttggttttactaaaGAAAGCACCGCCTCAT GGCCGCAAGCTGCTGATCATCGGCACCACAAGTCGTAAAGACGTCCTGCAGGAGATGGAGATGCTCAACGCCTTTAGCACCACCATACACATCCCAAACATCAACACAGGGGAACACCTGGTGGAGGCGCTAGAG TTGTTGGGCAGCTTCACGGACGCAGAGAGAGCGACTATCGCCCGGGATGTCAAAGGAAAGCGAGTGTGGATTGGAATTAAGAAACTTCTCATGCTCATCGAGATGTCACTGCAG ATGGATCAGGCGTATCGTGTCAGCAAATTCCTCACTCTGCTGCGGGCTGAGGGAGC aGATCACAGCTTCTAA